The Malus domestica chromosome 10, GDT2T_hap1 nucleotide sequence CtttaaatagaaagaaaaaaaaaatgttatagtTATGTATTGATATGGATGTTTTGTAAAGTATAAATCGTCCATTGAAGGAAGCAAACAAGCAAGACTTGGCGGTTTTAAAATTGTATAAAATAAATCGATTGAAAAAGGTTATGCCCCAATCGGCTTTTGTGACGGGGAGATAAATTCAGGATAACATATTAGTGGTGCATGAGATATTACATTCTCTCAAGCAACAGAGTAATAGTGAGGAGTCTTTCATGGTGATGAAATTTGGATATGGCTAAGGCGTATGGCCGGGTTGAATGGCCATTTCTCTTTGCCATGATGCAAACATTGGGGCTTTCTGAGTTTTTGTGTCGAAGAATTGAAGAATGTATATCTATGGTGTTTTATAGTATTTTGATTAATGGGTCGTCCACAGGATTCATACAACCACAATGGGGATTGTGGCAAGGGGATCCTATGTCCCCGGCTTTGTTGCGACGAAGAGATGAGATGGGTGGTCTCCACGGCATTAGGGTGTCTAAGGGAGGGTTGCCTATTTCACATTTGTTTTCTGCCGAGGATGCAGTTATATTTTGTAAAACTTCGGAAGGTGAAGCGTTGGAGGGAGGTTATGAATGTGTTACAAATTTATGTGGACGGTTCTGGGCAAGTTATAAACAGGGAGAAGAGTTCGTTTTTTTTTCGGTGCTCATTGTGcgaagaaaagaaggaaaaagactGTGGGGTGTACAAATATCAGGGGAAGGGATGACTTTGGGAAGTACCTAGGGTTATCTGCGAACTTTGGTCATTCCAAAACTGCGGTATTCAAGGAAGTGAGAGAGGTGCTAAACGGTCGGATTAATGGATGGGCCGAACAATACCTTCTTTGGCGGGGAAAGAGATTTTAATCAAGGCGGTTGCTATGGCCTTGCCAAACTATGCGATGTCTTATTTTAAACTACCGGTCAAATTGTGTAAAGATATGGAGAGGCTGATTGCAAATTACTGGTGGCGTGGAAACAAACGGACTAAGGGCATGCATTGGATTTCTTGGGGTAATGATGAACCCCACCTCATTGCTGGCTCGTGTTCTCAAGGAAAAATACTACCCGGATAGACCATTTATGGAGGCAAAACAAGGGAGGCGATCTTCGTGGGGTTGGAAAGGTACACTTCAGGGACGTCATATTTTGGAGCGGGGGCTAAGATGGAGGGTTGGAGATGGGCAGAGTATCAGGATTGTACATGATCCTTGGATTACGTTCCGTATACGGTCTAGGCATGCGGAGATGCCGGTGATGGTAGGGGAGTTAATTGAGCATTCTACGGGATCGTGGAAAAAGGAGTTGGTACTCAACTATTTTGAAGAGGAGGAAGCAAAACTTATACTGGGGTTGCCAATTAGTTTCGATGGTTGTCATGATAGACTAATTTGGCATTATTTTAGGAATAGAGAGTACACGGTCAGAAGTGGCCCTGGAATGGCTATGGATCTTCAAGCGAATGGGGAATTGGGTAGGAAGGGTATGGGAATGTTTGGCAAGATGTATGGAGGCTAAGAGTACCAAATAAACTGAAGTTTTTTCTATAGAGGTGTTGCAACAATACTTTGGCGATGCGAAGGAATCTAGCCCGAATGAGGATGTGAGTGGAGACGACATGCGTTTTGTGTTTATGTATGTTCAGCGGAGTGGCAACCTCGATACCCATGCAGTGGCTTCCTATGCTACCTCACGTGGTGGTTCGTTCCTGTGGAATGCTTATGGTCctgaatttcattttaataTTATTGCAGAAGACCCATGTATGATATTACTATATACTAAAATctagttttaaaaaaattaaaaaaaataaaaaaaataaaaaataataataaaataactcTTTCACCAATAGTGATTTGACTGTTTTGCCCCTGTCTcactgtttcttttcttttttatttttcaatatgtacaataaaatgactaaaatgccCTTTAGTCATCTGCTTCTTTCCGTTCCCTTcgcttttcctttctttctttctcctttctttttatCCCGACTCTCTCTCCTCGCAACTCACTCCGGTTTGTCCGACTAATTTTCTTCGAATCTGGGCACAGCGTGGCTCGGATCACCCCTAAATGATTTCTATTGAACTCAGGTGAATCGTAGAACAATTGCATGTCAATtttcatttgggttttattGCTTTCACCCCTTCTTATTTAGTCATTTGGAGGGTTTTGTATGTTTCTTGGGTGTTAATTATATtggttttattgatttttttttttgtatgaatTTTGTTTGATAGGAGGCCGGTTCAGTGTGTAAAAGATTGTATTGGTCCTCTGTATTTGAGGGAATATTGTCATATAATCACTATAATTTTTGCATGGGTTCAAGTTAATTACTTCGAGGGTGAACTAATGTGTCATATATGTTTCAAAGATATGAAATAGATGTAGGATTCATAAAGGTAATTAAGGTAATATTTCTGCAAGATTGAGCAAAAGAGAGGATCAATTGAAAGATGCACAACCATGAAGCTAAACATTATGGTAAATATCTGGATATGAATACTGCTTCCAATCCCCGTAGAGAGGCCGGGAAGAATTGATTGAGAATAACAAGACGATTGACCCATTTTTTTCATCTTAAATAAAAACATCATGCCCTAAACGCGAAGGTGAGTAATAAGCAAccgaaaagaagaaaaaaataagaaaaccgAAAAGAATGCTTTTCAAAGTGTATTGATTATCAGTGGTCACGTAAATTCCAGTATCCCCTTTTCTTTCACAATCTAAAATGGAAACAGAGGATTTGCTAGTTCATTGTGACGCTTAGCTCACTCCCCCACttccttagtatagataatatcgtttgtttaagaaaaagaaaaaattggaaaCAGATGATTTATAGAGATTGCTCACACCCCCAAAAGACTGTGAtactaaaattaatttaaagttGCATTCAACTAATTGAAACATTATACAATACTAAATGGCTTATTATATTAGcatcccacaaattgttgaataaacctcacatacttaataccctcacatttgctttttcaatgaAAAATTAACTTAATACATCCCACATACTTCCTTATAATActctcacattctcaatatacaccttacattttctacatgcaccccatattttctatacatcccacatttctcaaatcttataaagcttttaatttggacaaaaaatgtCGACtggaattttgacaaaagatgccgctttaaagcatatgtgggttgttttcaattccaccattaaaacTCATGTTgtctgtttttaatattttgtggtaATTTTAAGTGTTTAATTCTTCATATAATCCATGTgatccctaaaagatgaatacgaaCATAGAAGCTTGAACAACGCAGCAaaagcaagattaaataattattgatgTCATCAAAATCactcaaacaataaaaaaatatgaagtcttactTCATATGAAGCTTCCGAAACATCAatttcgtgtttcattcgtcaaaaataatttttctcaatcaacatgtttgtagtttcattggttaaggttttgttcaacaataaAGGGTCAGAGAtattttgatagttgaagaagataaataatacgttaaaagtgatttgggatgtatttagattttatttttatttttataaacctaataaggtcaaaattgtcattgcatagtaggataaataaattatttaatattaaatttcaatgtagattgcattcaacattttgggGGATGCTAGTATAAAAAGCCTACTAAAGTTCACATAGTAATTGCAATACATTTTAAAAGTCATTAAGATTATGGAAACGTAATTGCTGGAGTTGTTAAGAAATTTGTATAGCTTGGGCGGGCTCTCTCGTTGGATTGCCCATCAACCGCACTTTCCTCCTCCTTAGACCTGTCATCCAACTTATATAGGTTGTGCAACGTATGTCATTTTTaatactatttttcttttatgtatCATCTGATATGATTAGAGACGTTAGTCGGAAGTGCAATTTGAAACATTTCAGTGCCAGATATGTTCATCCTGTAAGGCTATATATGCTTTAAAacataggaaaactaatgaaaatggcttgaaaactttgagttttaatgataaggacaaaataaagggtaaagtgaatagtaccaggattgactttttagtgtaaaaatgtggtttttcgttaaagtgaacagtaccggatgcttttcgttaaagttctctcaTCATCATTTCTATTATAAAGGCAAATATGTTTAACAATCAAGGGTGTTTCGTAAGTCTTTGTTTGGTAACTGAGAAAATGTGATCCCAtcttttagtttcttttttctttctgtttttgtgattttgagaATTTTGTGGGATTTTGAGAATTGCACTGATTAAATCCAATTTAATTTTCTAAGTTAATAAAAAGAATTATACCAATTACCCAAATACTCAGTAATTTGGTTTCAAAACTAAACAATCTATTTGTGTGTGACGCTCTTTTTTCCTAGTTCGGGTTGAAATCCCGGGCATGTTTTTATCGAAACCCTTGTATACATACTCTCTcctatttgtatttgtacttaTTCTCTTCCAATAAATGAATATCGTTactcttttcaaaaaaaaaataatattaaataaaaactaaactAAACAAATTGTTTAGCATGTGTAATTTATTGCAGGCTCCGTGATCTTAAACAACTTGGTGAGTTCAACTTACAAATGAATTAGCAATAACAAATGTTAAGACTTACAAATATCTAGGATATTAAATTTCAAGATATTGATTGATATGCTGACATAACCTAATAATCTCTTTCCCCAACTTCTTGAAAGTGAGTTAccaatttcattttgtttgtgaTTGTTACTGTGTGTATAAATACATGTATTAAATTTGGTATTTTGGGTTGAAGAGAGGAGAagagggaagaaagagagaaggaggATAATTTTAGAAATTGAAGGTAGAGAGTAACACTAGGTAgacaaaaatatatttgtgCTTTCACAATTAACCGCTTAATAACATAACATTTTATAGATGGTATTTGTTAATACGTTTCGAAAGAAcggtgtttttttaattttcaccattttcaGTAAAATTGTTGGTATTTAGCGAAAAGTAAAATATAGGTAGTTGATATTCACTCACATTTGTCATTACTATTTTGTGCAAGGAATAGCATATCCAAGATGCTACAAcaaccataaaaaaaataaaaatcaccaCACAAACATTGCAAGGAATAATATATCCAAGATGCTACAACCAACCAACTCAATCAAGCTTGTGCTTCCTAATCACATGTTATATAAACAAATGACACTCCAAATCCAAACGAAATCACTTCTAACTATAAAGCACTATCATACATTAGGCCAACGATGCTGCTGTCCTCGAAACGTTGGATTGAGCGTCTTCGAATTGATCATGGTTTAGCTTCTCGGAGCTCAGGCTCGGTGGGATGAAAGCTCTGTAAACTTGCTCCATGTTAGGAATCTCCTTGAGTTCGTGTGCGGCAACTTCAAGCGCAGTGTGTTGGAAAAAATGGTAGAATTTTTTGCTGCAGATGAAGATATAAAGCAAGGACAAGATAGGAAGTGGAAGTAAGAATGGTGCATAGACGAATTTCTTCACCCCAAAATAACCAAACATGGTAACTTGGTACAGTATCAGAGATGCAATGAGTCGAACTTGGATGTGCGGCCACATCCTGCCATAGCTTTCATACGATGGAACGTAAACTTTGAGTGCCTGCTCGATGAAACAACAAAAGCTTTAGTTTTCGATAGCATATGCTTGCTTAGGAAACAAGTAGGCTAAGTTGTATATCATTTCAGTAGAGTTTTTCGACTAAAGACTTGCAAGCTTGAAAAAGGCTGAGGATACCTGATTTCGAAGGACAAGCCATCCAAGGCCGAAGTAAAGCACACCAAATGGAAGAATCAGCGGAGCAATAACAGAGTAGCAGAGGACAATTGTAATGATGAGCATATCACCAGGTACTCTAGTCCCATATCCAAGATCACTAGGAAACCAAGCTGCCTTCACCTCAGCTTCGGTCTTACAGACATACTTCCTCTTTATATGGAAAATGATCAGAGGAACTAGTCGGAACAGTTCAAGACCATATCCAACGAAAAACCTGTCATCAAAGCAACAGTAAAAACCAGTTTACTAATAAAGGAGTAATTTAGATAGTGTGGACAAATAGTAAAGTATTTTGCAATCTTGTTTCGGTTACTGATATGGAAAATAAGAGCTAGAAGACATAAACTGTTACTTACTTCAGGGCCACAAAGGTGAGGAAGTAAGTTGCATTGGCAGGGAGGCTGGTTGCAAGTAAGTCAACAATAGAGTTAGGATCCTTCTCGATAGTCTTGAATGTACTGAATAAGGTTCCACCTACGGTAACTCCAATAAAAACATTGAAGACAGTGAAGTAGAAGTATTTCCCGGAAGAAGCCCTTACTGCATGGCTCAGGGAAGGGATTCCCTCAGTCTTAGACAAAAACAGAAGGAACTTTGGCAAGAAAGCTAGAAAGAGTATGAGTGCAATTTGAGGTAGATAAGCCTCTAGCACTGTCCTAATCGCCTTTTGCTTCAAAATTGGCTTTAGAAACGGAAGAAGTTTCTTCAGATTCTCCAGAGTTGTGAATGCAGAGATAGCGGCAATGGGAACCATAAAAAACAAAACGGTCAGAGCCACAATGATATACACAACATATTGCCGCACCTGTCTCTGAAAAAACTTGATTTTGAGATTACGCCAAAGTAGTTGACGAGGTTCAGGAGCCTCTGTGACTATCCACGTGTCAACAAGTTGGGCATGTAGAGTCTGAGCTGCAGCAGCTGCAGTCACCCTACTGGTGAAAAAAACTAGAGCGGCATTTTGCTGCTTCTCTCTGAGAGTGGCTTTCTGTTCAGCCTCCAGTTTTGGGGTTAATTCATTAATCTTCTTAGTGTAGTAATCAATACTGTCTACTTTTGCCCCACAAAGACCAAGGAACCCGGTTTTGTTAGTGGGTCTTGTTCCTTCTGATTTGCCAGTGTCCTTCGATATTGCATAAACTGCTTCAGCGCGCGCAAGCTTCTTCTTATACCCTTCTAACTCtttccaaattttgttcaccTATAAGAATAGCGTTAATATGAATGGAAGAGAAATACTACTCAAATGAGGAACACACCATCAAACAGTCGTTTTACCTAAGCGATGTTCCGAGATATATATGACAGTTAACAAAGGCGCAAAATGAGGAGAAAAGGGGGAAAAACAAGCATACCTCTTTGTTGTCTGTGACAACCAATGATCTGTAAAATGTATCAGGGTAGATGGTCTTAAAATAAGAATCGACCTGTTCCTTTCTAATTTGACCTTCGGGGACGTCAGGTATGTCTCTGACAAGAATGGCAAATTGTTCTGGCTTCGCTTGAGGAGACATTAGAGCACTGGCTCTCAGGTTGGAGGCATGTTTATATGCCTTCCACAGCAAGACGTATGTGACAAAAGAAACCCAGTAGACACCAACTAGAAATGCCCACAACCTAGGACTCTTCTCCTGCACATACAGAAAGACATATGAAAATACAATCAGCATTCAGAATACAATTCAATTGAGAGAATTATACCAAAAACCACAGCTGCAATAAAtcaaagggaaaagaaaaaaagaccaAGACATTTCATGAAAATGTTTTGTAGCTTACCTTGAGATGTCCCATGGATAAGTGGTCAAGGTCACTAAAAGTGCCATTGCTTACGCTTGCGTCGGCTAACTTATGCGCTTCTTCGGTGGCAGCAACTGACAGAAGAATTGGTAGCAGAACAATGCTAGATAAAACCAATATACCCAACACTGCCACATCAAATAGGAAAGTTAGAACCTTGAGATTTCTGGCTTTATAAATTAGGCCAACCATTGCATACTGTTATTCCAAAACATGGAAGCAATATAATCGCAGGAAGTAAAGACAAAAACAAGTACATtaaaactcaagaaattcagtaTGTATTATGTAACCAAGGTTTCAAATTCTTCCAGACAGATTGAAACTGTTAGTAATTGGTCAAAATTGTTATACAACTTACTACTTCAGTCATAACTACGCTAGTATGATATCGAAAATCATCAGCGAAGTAGAAGATTATCAATTCCAAAGCAACATCTTTCTTGTAAAACAACTGTGGTCAGGTGCCAATGACATAAATTCCCTTCATTTTACACAAATCCATAGTTTTTAGAGTATAAGCAAAACTGGTACACACTCTTCCGTAATACAAATATTGTTCGAAACGTTGAAACCATTCTAAGAGTTCCAGATTTCACTTCTCAAAGCCAGAAATAAATTAACTTTACCAATTTCATCAAACAAACTTCATCTATCCAAATTTACAGCAGTAAAAAAGTTAGAAATCTGAGAGAAAACTTCTAAATTAGTCCATCCAACAAAAACAACCACAAAGCAGCAACAATTTCAAACTTTTGAGCAAACGGAACAGAACCCAGAAACAGTATCATGGTAAAAGCAAAGGAGACAAAGTAAATTCGAAAACTGTCAAACGGTTAAAATGGCAGAGAGACAAACAAACCAGTGCTCATGAACACAAAGTACACAGCAGTGTCGACCCCTGACACGGAAATAATTTCCTGCTCAGTGGAATACAGAGCCTCTTTGATCCAAGCAAACGGGTTCCGGGTCATGGACCCGCCCTCCCATGGATCCAACCCTCTCAAGATCCGATTCGGATAGTAAACCACAGTGTTCCCAGGCTTTCTCGAAAGCCATGTGAACAAAAACATCAGAACCACAAATATGAGGAAGGAAGTCCCTAAGGACGTCAAGAACGAACTGAGATCCATCTGGGGTTTTCTCTAAATTGCCAAAGATTCAagctttttctctctctaagcaGTTTGGAGTGAAAGTTCTAGTGAGAGAGAACATGCACAGAAGCAATAGAAAATCAGATAGGAATGGAAATAAAACGAGAGAAAATGgagggttagagagagagagacacgtTAGAGGACATTAAATTAGAGGAAGGGAAAAGTAACCGTTGGAGGAGGgggtggaggtggaggaggaggagggagagaatTAAAGGAAGGTTGATAGCTTTTGGAGGTTGTGAAGTTAAAGTCCACGAAAGGCAATGCAAATGCCAAAACCTAAATCAATGACAAGAAATGAAAATATCTTAAAGCATAATTGGCAAGTTGTGGGGCCCTTTTGATTAGTTGgtactttctattttgaaaatatttttgctaGAAATGGTTATGATAACTACTAATCTATTTATTACTATAAgataagtttaaatttcgagatatatttaataaataaacataaatatcaaaatttaaatttatctaattattgtaaatgaaataataaatattattatCACTTGAAAGTGATGAGAAAAGTGCACCTCCTTTATTTTTTAGGGACAAGGAATTGAAGTGTTTTAGTTGAAATGACAAAAGTACGAATAGAATGCATCACAATCACTCTATAAAATTCCATTAAATTGGTGTGGCTCCATCTGAGccttaaaatatattaaaaacttTATGTGTGAAGCGGTTCACGTACCATTAATTTGTTGATTGCAATGATATCGACACATATTAATTTAAATAATGAAAGGTCGGTATCATATGGACAATCACAAACTACATTGTACATGTTTTTAATTATGTGGAGTAATTACTTTTTATTATGAGAGATTGGGAGACTCTGTATTTCCAAAGATGAAAATGTTGCTTGCAGGAAACATTAAGGTGGTAAAAACGGGTAATCTGCAAACGTGTGACGGTGCCTTTaaatagaagaaagaaaaaaaaaagatagttACAATTATGTATTGATATTGACATTTTGTATAGAGCTTTTCGTTTGAATGTCATACATTTATTAGAAAATTCATCAATTTGATCGTTAAACTACTGACGTGGCAAGCGTAAGGCCACTCTCTTGTCCACATGAATTGAGAAATTAATTATAAGATGAGGTATaagataatttttttcattatgcTATACACATAAGCATATTAGAATTTTGGTTTGCAGAGGTATTTCACATGCATTGTAAATCACAAATTAacacatacgtaaaaaataaaatattatttacactaaagagtAAGCGTATGAACTCAACTTCACAATGAtttaggtataaaaaaaaaatagttcaaatttatctatagcgagaattgaacctaaaacccttcactttcaaatgaagaggaatTTAAGACATTTAAGATTCCACCGTAAAACTAATTGGTAATATAGAAAGTAACTCAATTACTTATGAGCATATGTAATGTTCCTTATATCTCCAGTGTGAGATTCATACTCTCAACAAGAATACCACTTGACCATAATGCGTATACTTACGCGACTTACATTGTAAAAGTAATGAGCTAAGTATTTTCCTTATCATTTTAAACTTTaggtgtaagatcccacattgtCCAGGGAtgaggatcttgtaagccttatatgtatattcttatctctacctagcacgaggccttttgggagctcactagcttcgggttccattagaactccaaagttaagcgagttcacgcgagagcaatcccatgatgggtgacccattaggtagttctcgtgtgcccatgggtgaggatcttgtaagccttatatgtatattctcatctctacctagcacaagatcttttgagagctcactagcttcaagttccatcgaaactccgaagttaagcgagttcgcgcgagagcaatcctaggatgggtgacccattgggaagttcttgtgtgagtttccagaaacaaaaccgtgagggcatggtcggggcccaaaacggacaatatagTGCTACAATGGAATCGGACCCGGAATATGGTGGGGGCTTGaactgggatgtgacattagGGCCTttcattatctttataaaaaaattgtggAAAGACATTTGGGTTGAGATTTTAACTAAATTACTGAATAAATAATCATAATTAGATATAAAATTCATCGGCTATAAGAGTCGAAATCATTTACGTCGGCTATAAGAGTCGAAATCATTTacaaaagaagaataatatgcGGGTAATGCAGTGGAAATGGCTGGCCTTTCAATGTGACTTTTCATGTTAAATATTAAAGATAGTGTTTGGTGAGTGAGGTCGGCCAAGTGCTTTTTCGACTTAAAAAACAATCTTTTGTGATTCTGTTTCTTTTTGTATGTGGGTGGATTCTTTTCTCTTGTTTTATCATCTCTTCTCTTATactcttttgttgttttttttttctgtataaaCAATTCAAAGTAAGATATTAACTTGTTTTAATCGTAAAGCTTAAATAGAAAGAGAGATTAGAATGGAAGAAAATTCTACTGCTCTGTATTGGCATCTAACAATTATATTTGTGAGATGTTTTAATCAAAGTTAAACCCATAATTGGTATTTGAAGTCTTTCGTATTAAGGAAAACATGTACCCTTTCCACCACTAACACCCATTTCTGCGATTGCATTATGTCAAATAGCCCTTGGACATGTGTCTTTTGGGTTTATTTTAATCATATAGGTTTTGGGATTAAATTGTGTCAAatagctctttttttttcttaaatataCTAACTTGGTATTAGTAACTAAAGAAAATAACCGTGTGAGAAGAGGAGGAATGCAAGAAAAAGTATAGAATTTTTAGGGTCCCATTGAAAAATAAGGAGGGGAAATTGCAGGAGGTTTCAAAATGCTTCAAATTGTATGAGGTTTCAAATTTTGGAAACAGCTTATGCAACACAAGAAATGACAACGACTATCAAATTCTTAAACCCTTAAATTCTAAAATTCAACCGCAATTCGGAAACCATATTTCAATCTCAAAATCCCCAAGTCGAAAACCATAATTCCAATTCAAAATCACCGAAGTTCAGTTGAGTTTCTTTTCACCTCTCGCTCTTGTAATGGAGCTACGCATTTGGTGACAACTCACATCACGCGTGTGGGGGATGTCATAGGTGGGATTGTTTTGAACCGAAGTGGTTGTTTAATACTCTGGCACATGATGTAAACATTTCAATTCGTAACTAATAATATTAtactctttgaaaaaaaaatccctcattcttttcaaaatttctaatttcatgtatgtatattttttagggagttttaacaaaacactaccgattcacttttaacgaaaagccacatttttacctttaaccgTTACTAtttactatacctttaaaatgggttttttattaaaatgaaaatttttatagactttttgttaatttttcttattttttattatattcagTTCGGTTCGATATTACCAAACTTACGTCGGTGATCCTAATTTCAATACCGATGTTTCAAGAGTGTTTAATTTCAGTTACCAAATGATTCGATAATATCGgttccatttctttttttttttaagttggaTTTCGATATGACTCGGTCGGGTtccttttttcgtttttttttttcgacccTACTTTGGAGTGTCCACAAGATAATATCGGCGcggtttggttttttctttttttatgtcGGGTTTCGATATGATTCGGTCGGGTTCATGTTTTTCAGCCCTACTTTGGAGTGTCCACAAAATGGCCCTTACCTCTATTTTGAAACGGTAAATATATGAGATTCAAGATCTTCTTTTCCAATAATTTAATCTATATTTTTTTGACaataaaacaataataataataatttaaatatttttattttgtcaatttgTCCAGGTCTTGCAGATATCGAAAGCTGCTGTTCAAATTTTAGGCCTCTAAAATATATTAGTGCTTAATACGGGAAAAACTTTTTCGATGAGTGGATTATAAATGTTTTATGAGTTCTAATTATTAGCTATTATTCATTATGGATAGATATAAATGTGTAAAAGAAGACAGCATATTGATAaagatttttcaaaattaaaagagcgattgaattgaaaaaataagggatttgtaagttaaaaaatTTAGATTCTCGTTAAATGTAaactaaacttttttttttcttaatttaatgTTGATAATATCGCcctttagaaaagaaaaaaaaaaagttaggttGCGAAAGTTGGCATTTGACGAAAGTTACGGCTTTAAATTAGGTATTAGTTGGAACTTGGGTACCATGCCACCTCAACGTCAGTATTCACCCTCAAATGCAAACCAGCAGTTGTCTTAAATGCCAgccaacacgtgtcaacacaaGTACTCTGCCGACAAACAGTGTACGTGACTTATGACCGTTGCGCGTTCGTAACGCAATCCGTTGCAAAGGTCCCAACTGACGTGGAGGGACCCAGTTTCGGATAAGTGgatttctttctgtttttgtcCGATACGAGTCAGTGTTGTTTCCGCGTATTTGTTTTGTCGGTTTTTGCAGAGCTTACAGATTGTAATTTGATGCCACGCAGTGCACAAGAGACTCGTGGGGCCGTTACACGTGGGAGCACAGTATGGAGGTTGAGAAGGACTGTTGTATGAGAAGGACCGGACCGAAGGAG carries:
- the LOC103435031 gene encoding CSC1-like protein ERD4; the protein is MDLSSFLTSLGTSFLIFVVLMFLFTWLSRKPGNTVVYYPNRILRGLDPWEGGSMTRNPFAWIKEALYSTEQEIISVSGVDTAVYFVFMSTVLGILVLSSIVLLPILLSVAATEEAHKLADASVSNGTFSDLDHLSMGHLKEKSPRLWAFLVGVYWVSFVTYVLLWKAYKHASNLRASALMSPQAKPEQFAILVRDIPDVPEGQIRKEQVDSYFKTIYPDTFYRSLVVTDNKEVNKIWKELEGYKKKLARAEAVYAISKDTGKSEGTRPTNKTGFLGLCGAKVDSIDYYTKKINELTPKLEAEQKATLREKQQNAALVFFTSRVTAAAAAQTLHAQLVDTWIVTEAPEPRQLLWRNLKIKFFQRQVRQYVVYIIVALTVLFFMVPIAAISAFTTLENLKKLLPFLKPILKQKAIRTVLEAYLPQIALILFLAFLPKFLLFLSKTEGIPSLSHAVRASSGKYFYFTVFNVFIGVTVGGTLFSTFKTIEKDPNSIVDLLATSLPANATYFLTFVALKFFVGYGLELFRLVPLIIFHIKRKYVCKTEAEVKAAWFPSDLGYGTRVPGDMLIITIVLCYSVIAPLILPFGVLYFGLGWLVLRNQALKVYVPSYESYGRMWPHIQVRLIASLILYQVTMFGYFGVKKFVYAPFLLPLPILSLLYIFICSKKFYHFFQHTALEVAAHELKEIPNMEQVYRAFIPPSLSSEKLNHDQFEDAQSNVSRTAASLA